A portion of the Pseudopipra pipra isolate bDixPip1 chromosome 1, bDixPip1.hap1, whole genome shotgun sequence genome contains these proteins:
- the LOC135425321 gene encoding LOW QUALITY PROTEIN: C-X-C chemokine receptor type 6-like (The sequence of the model RefSeq protein was modified relative to this genomic sequence to represent the inferred CDS: inserted 8 bases in 5 codons; substituted 3 bases at 3 genomic stop codons), with protein MAFRNTSMKILHVSSNVATTESANFYYNFSITGPSQNRSENFHXFTRVFLLCMYSDVFIFGLAENALVFAILVFHMKLKMMTDMFLVNLAIADXVFLWMLPLXGYSVAQEWTLGTVACXYTSMLTLMSITFDXLIAITFATETHMCQTKQQMTWGKLICVLISVVMLAFATPXFFSEVFNIDKALCQEEXPNHHTELALEVIQVTLAYCIPMLAMFTGYSLIIRTLLHARILQKNKSIXKIFSVVVPFIPSQLLYTFLRQIINTDWSINLNSSFEYAIIITGTLAYFHGCLNPVLHFFMGMKIRRYLQEIIKISRCIKQQVMAKQWQTTEQEDSQPTASNNADAKSYKNCLENLSTISPFLFHIVFL; from the exons ATGGCTTTTAGAAATACATCAATGAAAATCCTTCATGTTTCCA GCAACGTGGCAACTACAGAGTCTGCTAACTTCTATTATAACTTCTCCATCACTGGTCCCAGTCAAAACAGAAGTGAGAATTTTCA ATTTACAAGAGTCTTCCTGCTCTGTATGTATTCAGATGTTTTCATCTTTGGCCTAGCAGAAAATGCACTGGTCTTTGCCATACTAGTTTTCCACATGAAACTGAAGATGATGACAGACATGTTTTTGGTGAACTTGGCTATAGCTG AGGTCTTCCTTTGGATGCTGCCACTCTAGGGATATTCTGTTGCTCAGGAGTGGACTTTAGGCACCGTGGCATG ATACACTTCAATGTTAACTCTAATGTCTATCACCTTTGACTGACTTATTGCTATCACTTTTGCCACCGAAACACATATGTgtcaaaccaaacaacaaatgACATGGGGCAAATTAATCTGTGTCTTGATCTCAGTGGTCATGCTAGCATTTGCCACAC TATTTTTTAGTGAGGTGTTTAATATTGATAAGGCATTATGTCAGGAAGAATAGCCAAACCATCACACAGAATTGGCTCTTGAAGTGATCCAAGTGACTCTTGCGTATTGTATTCCTATGCTAGCCATGTTCACTGGCTACTCACTAATTATTAGAACTTTACTGCATGCCAGAATTCTTCAAAAGAACAAatctat aaaaatattttctgtagttGTCCCGTTTATCCCCTCTCAGTTACTCTATACTTTCTTGAGACAGATAATTAACACAGACTGGAGCATTAACTTGAATAGCAGTTTTGAATATGCAATTATCATAACAGGAACTCTTGCTTATTTCCATGGCTGTCTTAACCCTGTTCTGCATTTCTTCATGGGGATGAAAATCAGAAGGTACTTACaggaaattattaaaatctCAAGATGTATCAAACAACAAGTTATGGCTAAACAGTGGCAAACCACTGAACAGGAAGACTCTCAACCTACTGCTTCAAATAATGCAGATGCCAAAAGCTACAAAAACTGCCTAGAAAATCTGTCAACTATTTCACCATTTCTGTTTCACATTGTTTTTTTGTAA